A genomic segment from Tessaracoccus defluvii encodes:
- the argF gene encoding ornithine carbamoyltransferase yields MSLLGRSFLKELDFTADEWRALLDLAARLKAERRTGTERRRLIGRQVALLFEKTSTRTRCAFEVAMADQGGTTTYLDPSGSQIGHKESAADTARVLGRWYDGIEYRGSGQDVVETLAEHAGVPVYNGLTDDWHPTQMLADQLTMLEHAGKPLPEIAFAFLGDARNNVGNSLLISGAMMGMDVRMVAPTSQQNAPEIVARAREVAATTGARITITDDVAEGVAGVDFVYTDVWVSLGEPKEVWAERIELLRPYQVNAELMAATGNPDVKFMHCLPAFHDLATSVGRDLHGQFGIEGVEVTDEVFESDASIVFDQAENRMHTIKAVLVATLVGDE; encoded by the coding sequence GGCCGCCCGGCTCAAGGCCGAACGCCGCACAGGGACCGAACGCCGTCGGCTCATCGGCCGCCAGGTGGCGCTGCTGTTCGAGAAGACGTCCACCCGCACCCGCTGCGCCTTCGAGGTCGCCATGGCGGACCAGGGCGGCACCACCACCTACCTGGATCCCTCCGGATCCCAGATCGGGCACAAGGAGTCGGCGGCCGACACGGCGCGCGTGCTCGGGCGGTGGTACGACGGCATCGAGTACCGGGGCTCCGGCCAGGACGTCGTCGAGACCCTTGCCGAGCATGCCGGCGTGCCCGTCTACAACGGGCTCACCGACGACTGGCACCCCACGCAGATGCTCGCCGACCAACTCACCATGCTGGAGCACGCAGGCAAGCCGCTGCCGGAGATCGCCTTCGCGTTCCTCGGCGACGCTCGCAACAACGTCGGCAACTCGCTGCTGATCTCCGGCGCCATGATGGGCATGGACGTGAGGATGGTTGCCCCCACCTCGCAGCAGAACGCCCCCGAGATCGTGGCCCGTGCCCGCGAGGTGGCGGCCACCACAGGCGCCCGCATCACGATCACCGACGACGTCGCGGAGGGTGTGGCCGGCGTGGACTTCGTCTACACGGACGTGTGGGTGTCGCTGGGCGAGCCGAAGGAGGTGTGGGCCGAGCGCATCGAGCTGCTGCGGCCCTACCAGGTCAACGCCGAGCTCATGGCGGCCACCGGCAACCCTGACGTGAAGTTCATGCACTGCCTCCCCGCGTTCCACGATTTGGCCACGTCAGTCGGGCGGGACCTCCACGGGCAGTTCGGCATCGAGGGCGTCGAGGTCACCGACGAGGTGTTCGAATCGGACGCCAGCATCGTGTTCGACCAGGCGGAGAACCGGATGCACACCATCAAGGCGGTGCTGGTCGCGACTCTCGTCGGCGACGAGTGA